The segment CCCAGCATGCGCCCGGAGCCCTTGCTGGGACGCATGAATCCCAGCGCCAGGTGGATGGCGGTGGTCTTCCCCGCGCCGTTCGGTCCCAGGAAACCGAGGATCTCACCCGGCTCGACCGCCAGCGAGAAATCCGCCAGCGCATCCACCGCCCGTCCTCTCTGAAACCAGGAGCGGTAGCGTTTGCTCACGCCCTCGAACTCAAGCACCGCCGCCATGCTGAAGATTTAACCACAGAGGACACAGAGGCCACCGGGAAACGCGGGTCTTCCTTTGTGCCCTTCGTGTTTACCCTTGTGTCCTTTGTGGTGAGCTTTTCAATTACCCAATTACCCGATTCCCCAATTACCCGATCAACAAGAAAAGCCCCCGCCTTAGCGGAGGCTTCTTCACATCAGATCCCTATTTGACTTTGACGAAGATGATCACCAGCGTATAGAGCGCCAGCGACTCGATTAGCGCCAGGCCAAGGATCAGCGCCAGCTGGATGCCCGGACGGGCCGCCGGGTTCCGCGCCAGCCCCTCGGCGGCGGCCGCAGTGGCCCGCGCCTGCGCCAGGCCGCACACCGCCGAG is part of the Terriglobales bacterium genome and harbors:
- a CDS encoding ATP synthase F0 subunit C — its product is MRKTMMYVFLVMAALCFAMPVYAQGEHAAAAGPNWVAITSGFAMAIASAVCGLAQARATAAAAEGLARNPAARPGIQLALILGLALIESLALYTLVIIFVKVK